In the genome of Macrobrachium rosenbergii isolate ZJJX-2024 chromosome 44, ASM4041242v1, whole genome shotgun sequence, the window gctTAGTGGGTCAAAGGTTCttaagtaaaattctctctctctgtaataatttataaaaaatgtcactctttcaagtaaggacaactgttacctctatctccctctctctctcattcgtagttagtgcaacctacgtattactgtttctctgtacgtctttaactgtacagtagataattttatattgatctaattttacctgtactgtctacaaacTATAAATctgctgttctaaaacatagagcatttcaaaacaaagagaaagacagaatagtttttaaaatgggggagagagagagaaatagtataccaATCTTCACACTCTCTTATATTTTTACGtcatccaattatttttttttaagggtaatgtatttgGCTAACTTTTCAATgatattacagtaactttaatttcatttacaagttaaatactgaatttccatcgtttgatatctaatgtaagaatagcttttttttctctctcatgttattctctctgtctctgtaatgattcataaataatttaacttgatatttcaagtaaggacaatacctttctctctctcttgtgtgttattctctcagtctccgtaataaatgataaataatctcactttcttaagtaaggacaacccttatctatctctatctctctctctcgttcacagttagcgctcacacatttttacaacttactaTTTCTCTGtaacgtctttacctgtacagcagACAGATAAACATAAACGCAAAAACTAGgggttgtattatatatatatatatatatatatatatatatatatatatatatatatatatatatatatatatatatatatatatataatatatatatatatatatatatatatatatatatatatatatatatatataatctgtatatgataaatatatatatatacaaatatatatagaataaatatatatattgatatatatatagagagagatagagagagagagagatagagagagagagagagagagagagagagagagagagagagagagagatatagatatctTCCaaatctatttttatgtcaaccatttatttcttttttgagggtaatgtattaagctaactgtTAACTagctttttaatgaaattacagtaattttaatttcatttaaaagttagcttaataatttgggagcatgattagggccATATTTAGTgcttaaactttagaaataagcatttatttgcattattagagaccatgccaaacttacacgaaaattcgCCTTGCGAGAGGGGTTCTgaaacctaacctcgcgtaagtttggggtatgactgtactaTTAATATTTAATCCCCTTTAAGTTGCTTCTTGTAGTTTGTGATTCAACAATTTTGTtggaccgcccccccccctttttttttttttaagattgtctGCTCTTCCAActgaacgtttttgtttgttaattcaaTATAGAGTACTAGACCACCAAAGTACTTCCTGTTTATCAGGATATTTAGAATGTAGGCATGGCTATACCTACTACATTTTTGaggaatttgtaaataaattattagttcCATTGTTACCTCTTAGATAATCACATGTAAGGATTTGTCTCTGAGTAACTGGCACACTTCCCAGTAAGCTCCATGAATACTGTAATGAGGAATGTCTAGTCcaagattattttgtaattttttgaataaaactccaaaAATAATCCAGCATGAATGAAGGTCATCTTACATATGTTCCATATCAAATCTATCTAccaagtttaattatatatatgatatccacTATAAAACATCCCAAAAACTTTTGAGAACAAAGAGTGtactgtttttgagagagagagagatattaaaacagaagagaagagagagattcctgaTCTGTTTTATgtcaacatttatttctttttttggtgaCATTGTTAACTGTTAACTagcttttttaatgaaattaccaGTAATTTACAAGGACATTTAAAAGCTTACTTATAAATACTTGGGAGcaattattcaaatttattcaaaatcaGAAGTAagcatttatttgcattattacaGTTTGCCAGATGGTGTAAGTATGGTTATTAGAGGGGTTGtagaaaaatggtaatttttaagTTGACTGTTACtattaatatttaatctttgtGTTGTTTGGagtaatggataaaaaaaattttgttagctgacccggttttttttttttttttaagattgtctTCCTCTTCCAActgaacattttttgtttgttgttcttgTACAGGGCAAGGTTCCATGTTTATCAATTCCAAATATAGGCATTTTATACctaaatttttatctaattaatttattagtttaattgTTACCTAGATATTGaaagaggatggtgggttagtacTGAACTAAAGTAAGAAGAATACTGTAATGAGGAATGTCTAGTGGGATTATTTTGTGGAAgttgaataaaactgaaaaataatcagAAGAAGGAAGAAGTTCCAAAATCTATCTACCAAGTTTAATTAGCAGAGTGTGATAtccacttgaaaaagaaaaagtactttTGAAAATTGTACCTGTTTTTTGTTGTAAATCTTCCTGCATATGCAATTTGAATTCTGATCTGTTCTACTACAGCTTTTGACCTGGTGACATCAAGTTAATGCCTCAAAAATTACCAGCTATTACAAGGGATCCAAAGCTTACTTATAAATACTTgtaaattattcaaaatcattcaaaatcatAAGTCAAGTTCTAAATTTGGATGATTACAGTTTCCAGATGGTGTAAGTATGGTTATTAGCAACTTGTAGAAAAGACGGTGGATCCAGTTAGCATATCTTTGTGTTGTTAGGACctaatggcataaaaaaaaaaaaaaaaagcatagctGACCCGGTTGGACTGTCTATATTAACCTGTCTTCCCCACCAGGTGGCATTAGATGTTTGTGTTCTTGTCAGGGCAGGTTTCCATATCATTAGTCAATTCCAAATACTCAATTTTATCGTAAAAATATCTCattatttggaataaatcttaccTACATTGaaagaggatggtgggttagtactgaactaaagaagaagaagaagaagaagaagaagaagaagaagaagaagaagaagaagaagaagaagcaaattaaagtttcatttaaaagagaaaaagcttcTAAACATTCATACCTGGTGTAAGCTTCCTGGTATGAACTGCCATCAGACGGTGGATCCACAGCAGGGTGTAATGCCCTCATAGTACTACCACCAGACGGTGGATCCATAGCAGGGTGTAATGACCTCATAGCACTACCACCAGACGGTGGATCCATAGCAGGGTGTAATGCCCTCATAGCACTACCACCAGATGGTGGATCCATAGCAGGGTGTAATGCCCTCATAGCACTACCACCAGATAGTGGATCCATAGCAGGGTGTAATGCCCTCATAGTACTACCAACAGATGGTGGATCCATAGCAGGGTGTAATGCCCTCATAGCACTACCAACAGATGGTGGATCCATAGCAGGGTGTAATGCCCTCATAGTACTACCACCAGATGGTGGATCCATAGCAGGGTGTAATGCCCTCATAGCACTACCACCAGACGGTGGATCCATAGCAGGGTGTAATGCCCTCGTAGTACTACCACCAGATGGTGGATCCATAGCAGGGTGTAACACCCTCATAGCACTACCACCAGACGGTGGATCCATAGCAGGGTGTAATGCCCTCATAGTACTACCATCAGACGGTGGATCCATAGCAGGGTGTAATGACCTCATAGCACTACCACCAGATGGTGGATCCATAGCAGGGTGTAATGCCCTAttaatacgaccaccagacggtGGATCCATAGCAGGGTGTAATGCCCTCATAGCACTACCACCAGACGGTGGATCCACAGCAGGGTGTAATGCCCTCATAGTACAACCACCAGACGGTGGATCCAAAGCAGGGTGTAATGCGCTCATAGCACTACCACCAGACGGATCCACAGCAGGGTGTAATGCCCTCATAGTACTA includes:
- the LOC136829211 gene encoding atrophin-1-like, with the translated sequence MGALHPAMDPPSAGSTMRALHPAMDPPSGGSAMRALHPAMDPPSGGSAMRALHPAMDPPSGGSAMRALHSAMDPPSGGSTMRALHPATDPPSGGSAMRALHPAMDPPSGGSTIRALHPAMDPPSGGSAMSALHPAVDPPSGGSAMRALHPAMDPPSGGSAMRALHSAMDPPSGGSTMRALHPAMDPPSGGSAMRALHPAMDPPSGGSTMRALHPAMDPPSGGSAMRALHPALDPPSGGSAMRALHPALDPPSGGSTMRALHPAVDPSGGSAMSALHPALDPPSGGCTMRALHPAVDPPSGGSAMRALHPAMDPPSGGRINRALHPAMDPPSGGSAMRSLHPAMDPPSDGSTMRALHPAMDPPSGGSAMRVLHPAMDPPSGGSTTRALHPAMDPPSGGSAMRALHPAMDPPSGGSTMRALHPAMDPPSVGSAMRALHPAMDPPSVGSTMRALHPAMDPLSGGSAMRALHPAMDPPSGGSAMRALHPAMDPPSGGSAMRSLHPAMDPPSGGSTMRALHPAVDPPSDGSSYQEAYTRYECLEAFSLLNETLICFFFFFFFFFFFFFFFFFFFFSSVLTHHPLSM